A genomic stretch from Caloenas nicobarica isolate bCalNic1 chromosome 3, bCalNic1.hap1, whole genome shotgun sequence includes:
- the PGM3 gene encoding phosphoacetylglucosamine mutase, producing the protein MDIEALKKYSALHPKPAGLTLQYGTAGFRTKAEQLDHIMFRMGLLAVLRSKVMASTIGIMVTASHNPEEDNGVKLVDPLGEMLHPSWEEYATQLANAEEQELQETITEICQKAAVNQHKDASVFIGRDTRPSSEKLSRSVIDGISVLGGQYHDYGLVTTPQLHYMVCCQNTQGEYGKATLEGYYEKLSKAFMELIKQSPGSGESQRHLKIDCANGIGALKLSEMQPYFPKEVLIHIYNDGSKEKLNHLCGADFVKVHQKPPRGLDMKPNERCCSFDGDADRIVYYYKDETGHFHLIDGDKIATLISIFLKELLAKVGQTLKMAVVQTAYANGSSTRYLEETLKVPVHCVKTGVKHLHHKAKEFDVGVYFEANGHGTVLFSKAAETKIRQLAKEEKDDEKREAAKVLENMINLINQTVGDAVSDMLVIEAILALKGLTVQQWDAIYTDLPNRLCKVQVADRQVIDTTDAERRVVTPPGLQEKIDALVKKYKLSRAFVRPSGTEDVVRIYAEADTQENVDALAHEVSLAVYHLAGGRGEPPQPV; encoded by the exons ATGGATATTGAAGCCCTCAAAAAATACTCAGCGTTGCATCCTAAGCCTGCTGGACTTACTCTTCAGTATGGCACCGCCGGGTTTCGCACCAAGGCTGAACAGCTTGACCACATCATGTTCCGCATGGGCTTGCTGGCTGTTCTCAGGTCCAAAGTCATGGCATCTACTATTGGCATAATGGTTACCGCATCTCACAATCCTGAA gaAGATAATGGTGTGAAGCTGGTTGATCCCCTTGGAGAAATGCTGCATCCTTCCTGGGAAGAGTATGCCACACAACTAGCAAATGCAGAGGAGCAAGAATTGCAGGAAACAATTACTGAGATCtgccaaaaagcagcagtgaacCAGCACAAAGATGCTTCAGTTTTTATTGGCAGAGACACCAG GCCAAGCAGTGAGAAACTTTCACGGTCAGTAATAGATGGTATCTCCGTTCTAGGTGGTCAGTACCACG ATTATGGTCTGGTGACAACACCACAGCTACATTATATGGTCTGCTGCCAAAACACCCAAGGGGAGTATGGGAAAGCAACGCTGGAAGGTTATTACGAAAAACTATCCAAAGCTTTTATGGAACTGATAAAACAG TCTCCCGGCTCTGGAGAGAGTCAGAGACACCTGAAGATTGACTGTGCCAATGGAATAGGAGCCCTGAAACTGTCAGAAATGCAGCCCTACTTTCCAAAGGAAGTGCTAATTCACATCTATAATGATGGAAGCAAGGAGAAACTCAATCACTTATGTGGTGCAGATTTTGTGAAAGTTCACCAGAAACCACCTAGAG GGCTCGACATGAAGCCCAATGAGAGATGCTGCTCATTTGATGGTGATGCAGACAGAATTGTTTACTACTACAAGGATGAAACTGGCCATTTTCACCTAATCGATGGAGATAAAATCGCAACTTTAATTAGTATCTTCCTTAAAGAACTTCTTGCCAAG GTAGGACAGACCTTAAAGATGGCAGTGGTACAAACAGCGTATGCCAATGGGAGTTCCACACGCTACCTTGAGGAAACACTGAAG GTACCTGTGCACTGTGTCAAAACAGGAGTGAAGCACTTGCATCACAAGGCCAAGGAGTTTGATGTTGGTGTTTATTTTGAGGCAAACGGACATGGTACA GTATTATTTAGTAAAGCTGCTGAAACTAAAATAAGACAACTggcaaaagaggagaaagatgatgaaaaaagagaagcagcgAAGGTGCTAGAAAACATGATCAACCTGATTAATCAG ACAGTTGGTGATGCTGTCTCAGACATGTTGGTCATTGAAGCAATCCTGGCTCTGAAAGGCCTGACGGTGCAACAGTGGGATGCCATCTACACTGACCTTCCCAACCGGCTGTGCAAGGTTCAG GTTGCAGACAGGCAAGTTATTGATACAACAGATGCAGAGAGGCGGGTGGTTACACCTCCAGGACTACAGGAGAAAATTGATGCGCTTGTAAAGAAGTACAAATTGTCACGGGCGTTTGTCCGTCCATCAGGAACAGAAGATGTAGTTAGAATATACGCTGAAGCAGATACACAG GAGAATGTGGATGCCCTCGCCCATGAAGTCAGCCTGGCTGTTTACCACCTCGCAGGTGGAAGAGGAGAACCACCCCAGCCTGTATAA
- the RWDD2A gene encoding RWD domain-containing protein 2A produces the protein MAVTARECMELQLLELEMLLSMFPKKGEINLDEDALPGVQRYLGNADGALPPQLRYSIAVDVGEAKEKVELQVLLPHMYPHVAPQLFARSNALQRQQQLQLNTGLASHIASLDSGELCICEAVQWVKDNSLPYLENSKISSESASKEVVVKETLHRMWIYSHHIYRQELRKKIFDCAKKLNLTGFCLTGKPGVMCVEGLRENCEEFWRAVRYPNWKHISCKHVESVETEGSVDNLRLFHAFEDLQFQAHGDYGLRNDYHMDLGQFLEFLKQHQSGHIFQILFGVEGKLSDK, from the exons ATGGCTGTCACAGCGAGAGAGTGCAtggagctccagctgctggaacTGGAAATGCTCCTTTCAATGTTTcccaagaaaggagaaataaatctGGATGAGGATGCCTTGCCCGGCGTGCAGCGCTACCTGGGAAACGCGGATGGAGCTCTGCCCCCACAGCTCAGATATTCAATTGCTGTTGATGTAGGGGAGGCAAAG gaaaaagtgGAATTGCAGGTATTGCTGCCTCATATGTATCCTCACGTAGCTCCTCAGCTTTTTGCAAGATCCAATgccctgcagaggcagcagcagttgCAGCTCAACACTGGTCTCGCTTCTCACATCGCCTCTTTGGATTCAGGAGAACTGTGTATCTGCGAAGCTGTGCAATGGGTGAAAGACAACAGCCTGCCTTACCTGGAAAACAGCAAGATCTCTTCTGAAAGTGCTTCAAAAGAAGTCGTAGTTAAAGAAACATTGCATCGCATGTGGATCTACAGCCATCATATATATCGGCAGGAATTGAGGAAGAAGATTTTTGACTGTGCAAAGAAGTTAAATCTGACCGGCTTCTGCTTAACAGGGAAACCTGGTGTCATGTGTGTGGAGGGACTCAGAGAAAACTGTGAAGAGTTCTGGCGTGCTGTTAGGTATCCTAACTGGAAGCATATTTCATGCAAGCACGTGGAGAGTGTAGAAACAGAAGGGAGTGTTGATAATCTTCGTCTCTTCCATGCTTTTGAAGATCTACAGTTTCAGGCACATGGTGATTATGGCCTGAGGAACGACTATCACATGGATCTTGGCCAGTTCCTAGAATTCCTGAAACAACATCAAAGTGGACATATTTTTCAGATTCTATTTGGTGTGGAAGGCAAACTTTCAGACAAATAA